CTGATCATGCTGCTGGTGAATCTGCTCTCGAAGAAGCGAACGGAGCCCAGGGCCAAGTCCCTGAGGCGCCGGCTCCGGCGCCTGCGACGGGCGCAGGGGCGGCCGGCGAAAATATTCAAGCTGAGACGGGAGGCGGGGATGCAAACAGAGTTGAACGGGGGAAACGGCGCGGCGAGCGTGAAGAATAACGAGAATGGGTGGGGGACGGCGGTTATGAGTCGAATTAATTTCAAAAAACGTCAGGAGCAGAGCGAAGGCATTGCTTTGACGGAAAATCAATTGAAAGTCATCCGGGACAAGTATTTAAGGGATTCCAAAAGCGTTGAGGAATGGTTGAGAGGCATTGCCCGCAATTTGGCCTTAGCCGAGCTGTTTCATCACCCCCGTTTCGAGCAATGGGGCGCGCTGGAAGGCGTGGCTTGCCGCGTTGTAGAGACCGAGACCAAACCCGGTTTGCCCAAGACCAAAACCTGGATGTTTCACGCCGGGATGCATCAGGCCAATGAGCGGGATAAAAACTTCGTCAAGTTCATGGCCAATCTCTACAAAATTTACAACGAGGTGCCGGAGGCCAAAGAACTGGTCACGGAGTGGGAGGACCGCTTCTACGATTTGATGGCCAAATTTGAGTTTTTGCCCAATTCGCCGACCTTGATGAACGCCGGGCGGGAGCTTCAACAGTTGTCCGCCTGCTATGTTTTGCCTGTGCCGGATTCCATGGAGGGCATCACCTATGCCTTGCAGGCCCAGGCGCTCATTCAAAAATCAGGCGGGGGCACCGGGTTTTCCTTCGGCAGGCTTCGCCCGGCCGGGGACACGGTCAAATCAACCAAGGGCATTGCCAGCGGCTCCATTTCCTTCATGCAGCTCTTCGACAAGATGACGGACGTGGTCAAGCAAGGCGGCACGCGCCGGGGCGCGAATATGGGTATTTTGCCCTACTGGCACCCGGAGATTAAAGAGTTCATCACCATGAAGAACACGCCCAAGGTGATGGAGAATTTCAACGTGTCCGTGGCCGTGGATAAAACGTTCTTCGACGCGGTGGTCAATGACAAGGAAATCGACCAGTTGAACCCGCGCTCCAAAGAGCCGATTAAAAAAATCCGGGCCAGGGAGATTTTCGACTTGATCGTGGAAAACGCCTGGAAAACCGGGGACCCCGGGCTTTTCATCATCGACCGGACCAATGAATCCGCGTCCAATCCCGTGCCGCATAAGTACACCATTGAAAGCACGAACCCGTGCTTTGCCGGGGATATGCGCCTGGCGACCGACAAGGGCTTGTTGACGTTCGAGGAGCTTCATATCGAGCAGGACCCGATTTCCGTGGCCACGGATAACCGGGTTTCTTCGATCGATGGGACTTCCTCCGGCGGCTCGGTTGCGGTCAAAGTGCGCGCCAAAACCGGAATCACTTTACGCAAAGCCGTGCCTGTTTACAAAACCAGGAAAAATTGGCCTGTGTTTAAGATAGTGACCAGCCACGGTTACGAGGTGACGGCCACGGAAGATCACAAATTCTTCACCCCGTCCGGGCGCAAGGCCATGAAGGACTTGAAGCCCGGTGATGAAATCTTGATTCAGTCGGGCCGGGGCGTTTGGAGCGAGAATAATACCCTGCCGCCGTTCACTGCGGAAGATAAGCTCAGGGCGCGCATCAATCGCGGGGAATGCCGCTTGCCTAAACAATGGTCACGGGAATTGGGCGAGTTTTTGGGCTGGGTGACGGGCGACGGTTATGTGAGCGCGGAAAAACCCAAGGGCCGCAATGTTCCCAATTACACCATCGGCTTGATGTTCGGCAACGACGAGAAAAAAATCCTCGCGCCCAAATTTCAAAAGATGGTCAAAGAGTGGGTGGGTTTAGACGGCAATGTGACCGAGTGGCAAACCGGAGCGATCACGGTTTTTTACAAATCAGCCCTCTACTACTTCTTGAAAAGCCTGGGCCTCTCGGACGCTGATGGTTTGAACAAAACTGTGCCGTCGGCTCTGTGGAGTGCGCCGCGAGAAGCGGTATTGGGTTTTCTGAGGGCGTTGTTCAGCGCGGACGGGACGGTGAATATTTCAAAGAAAATTCACTACGGTTCCATCCGGTTGGCCAATAGCTCCAAAAAACTGCTTCAAGAGGTTCAAGTCTTGTTGTTGAACGAAGGGATTGTTTCGCAACTCTATCTGCGCCGCAAGGCCGGCGCAAAAATGATGCCCGGCTCCGATCGCAAGCCGAAGCTCTATCACTTTGCCGATCAATATGAGCTGGTGATTACCAGGGAAAATCGCGCGAAGTTTTTGCGCCAAATCGGTTTTCTCTTGCCGGCGAAGCAGCGCAAGGCCGAACTGTGGGAGAAGAGTTTGACCAAAGGCGCGCATGCCGAGACTTATATCACCTCGGTCAAAAATATCGAGCCTGCGGGAACTCGTGATGTGTTTTGTACGACGGAAGAGGAGACGCATTCGTTGATCGCCAACGGATTTGTCGCAGGAAATTGTGGAGAAAAACCGCTTTTTCCGTGGGAGCCGTGCAACTTGGGCTCCATCTCTTTGGCCCGTTTCGTCAAGGGGCCCGCGATGCGCGGGGAAATCGATTGGGACCGATTGGAGAAAGCGGTCAAGCTCTCGATCCGGTTCCTGGATGATGTGATCGAGGTCAACAATTATCCTTTGCCGGAAATCGAGGAAATGGCCAAGACTCTGCGGCGCATCGGCTTGGGCGTGATGGGCTGGGCCGAGATGCTGGTCGGGCTCGGCATCCCTTATGATTCCGAGGAAGCCGTGGAAACCGCGCGCGAAGTCATGGGATTCATCAATAAAAAGTCCTTGGAAGCGAGCGAGGAAATCGCCAAAGAGCGCGGCGCGTTCCAGCTATGGGCCGAATCCGTTTACAATCCTCAGGCGCCGACGTACCGGGGCAAAGAGGAAGTCGCCAGAAATTGCGTGCGCACCACCATCGCGCCGACCGGCACCATCGGCATTGCGGCCGGGCTTCAAGGCGGGGGCATCGAGCCGTTTTTTGCGGTGGCGTACACGCGCTACAACGCCAAGGCCTTGGATGCCATCAGAAAGGGCATGAACCCGGACAATAACGATGTGTTTGTCGAGGTCAACCCCTTGTTCGCGCAAGTGGCCAGGGAAAACGATTACTTCGGGCTTTCCAAAGACGAGCTGTTTAGGAAAATCGACGGAAATCATAAATCGGTTCGCGGCATTCCTGAGATTCCGGCGGAAATCCAGGCGGTGTTCGCGACCGCGCATGACGTGAACCCGGAATACCATGTCAAAATGCAGGCCGCGTACCAGGAGTTCACGGATGACGGAGTATCCAAAACCGTGAACATGCCCAATTCCGCCACCGTGGAAGACATCCGCTCCGCGTATTTGAAGGCGTATGAGTTGGGCTGCAAAGGCATCACCATTTACCGGGACGGGTGCAAAGCGGATCAGGTCTTAAACCTGAATCCTTTGGACGCCAAGAAGAGAACAGAGGCTCAGCGCCGGGACGCGCCCTTCGGGGTGTCCAGCGAATACTACGTGGTGAAAACCGGTTACGGGACATTGCACGTGCACATCGATTACGATGAGAACGGGCCGTTTCAGGTGTTCACCAACCTGCCGCCTTTGGGCACGGAGATCAGCGGCTTGACCTCGATTATGGGCATTCTGTTGTCCAAGTACCTTGAGGCGGGCGGGGACCCGGTGCGCATTTTGAAGCACTTGAACTCGGTCAAGGGCGACCGGCCCTTCGGCATCGGGGACAATCGCATCGATTCGATTCCGCATGCCGTGGCCGTGGCCTTGAAGGCGCATTTGAAGAAAATCGAGAAAATGAACGCGGGAACGGGCGGCAATGGGATGAACGGAGCCACCAAGCCCGCGCCCAGGCCCCAGCCCAAGGGCAATGTGCCCCCGGTTAACGGCGGGGAAGAAGGATTGGAGTTATGGGAAGTGTCCAAGGCCGTGTACTGCCCCAAATGTTTCTCCCCGAATGTTTCCTATCAATCGGGGTGCAAGGGGCCGACCTGCCACGAGTGCGGGTATTCGGAGTGCAGTTAATTTAAAGGGGGATTTCATGATTAAGTCGGATAAGTGGATTAAGCAAGCGGCCCTGGAGCAGGGCATGATCGAGCCGTTTGAGGAGAAATTGGTCAGAAGCGGCAATATCTCTTACGGCGCTTCAAGCTATGGCTATGACATACGCGTTGCGGATGAGTTCCTGGTCTTCACGAATCTCTATACCACCGTGGTGGATCCCAAGAACTTCGATGAGAAGTCCTTTGTCAGGCAGAATGGACCCCATTGCATTATTCCGCCGAATTCGTTTGCCTTGGCGCGTTCGGTCGAGTATTTTCGGATTCCGAGGAAGATAACCGCGATCTGCATGGGCAAGTCGACCTATGCGCGCTGCGGCATTGTGGTTAACGTGACGCCCTTGGAGAGCGAATGGGAAGGGCATTTGACCATTGAGATCTCGAACACGACGCCCTTACCGGCCAAAATCTACGCGAATGAGGGGATTGCGCAGCTTCTGTTCCTGGAGTCCGATGAAGTCTGCTTCGTCTCCTATGCGGACCGGAAGGGCAAATATCAAGGCCAGAAAGGCGTGGTCCTGCCGAAAATTTAAGCGGGACGCGCCGG
This genomic window from Elusimicrobiota bacterium contains:
- a CDS encoding ribonucleoside reductase class II, which encodes MSRINFKKRQEQSEGIALTENQLKVIRDKYLRDSKSVEEWLRGIARNLALAELFHHPRFEQWGALEGVACRVVETETKPGLPKTKTWMFHAGMHQANERDKNFVKFMANLYKIYNEVPEAKELVTEWEDRFYDLMAKFEFLPNSPTLMNAGRELQQLSACYVLPVPDSMEGITYALQAQALIQKSGGGTGFSFGRLRPAGDTVKSTKGIASGSISFMQLFDKMTDVVKQGGTRRGANMGILPYWHPEIKEFITMKNTPKVMENFNVSVAVDKTFFDAVVNDKEIDQLNPRSKEPIKKIRAREIFDLIVENAWKTGDPGLFIIDRTNESASNPVPHKYTIESTNPCFAGDMRLATDKGLLTFEELHIEQDPISVATDNRVSSIDGTSSGGSVAVKVRAKTGITLRKAVPVYKTRKNWPVFKIVTSHGYEVTATEDHKFFTPSGRKAMKDLKPGDEILIQSGRGVWSENNTLPPFTAEDKLRARINRGECRLPKQWSRELGEFLGWVTGDGYVSAEKPKGRNVPNYTIGLMFGNDEKKILAPKFQKMVKEWVGLDGNVTEWQTGAITVFYKSALYYFLKSLGLSDADGLNKTVPSALWSAPREAVLGFLRALFSADGTVNISKKIHYGSIRLANSSKKLLQEVQVLLLNEGIVSQLYLRRKAGAKMMPGSDRKPKLYHFADQYELVITRENRAKFLRQIGFLLPAKQRKAELWEKSLTKGAHAETYITSVKNIEPAGTRDVFCTTEEETHSLIANGFVAGNCGEKPLFPWEPCNLGSISLARFVKGPAMRGEIDWDRLEKAVKLSIRFLDDVIEVNNYPLPEIEEMAKTLRRIGLGVMGWAEMLVGLGIPYDSEEAVETAREVMGFINKKSLEASEEIAKERGAFQLWAESVYNPQAPTYRGKEEVARNCVRTTIAPTGTIGIAAGLQGGGIEPFFAVAYTRYNAKALDAIRKGMNPDNNDVFVEVNPLFAQVARENDYFGLSKDELFRKIDGNHKSVRGIPEIPAEIQAVFATAHDVNPEYHVKMQAAYQEFTDDGVSKTVNMPNSATVEDIRSAYLKAYELGCKGITIYRDGCKADQVLNLNPLDAKKRTEAQRRDAPFGVSSEYYVVKTGYGTLHVHIDYDENGPFQVFTNLPPLGTEISGLTSIMGILLSKYLEAGGDPVRILKHLNSVKGDRPFGIGDNRIDSIPHAVAVALKAHLKKIEKMNAGTGGNGMNGATKPAPRPQPKGNVPPVNGGEEGLELWEVSKAVYCPKCFSPNVSYQSGCKGPTCHECGYSECS
- a CDS encoding dCTP deaminase, with amino-acid sequence MIKSDKWIKQAALEQGMIEPFEEKLVRSGNISYGASSYGYDIRVADEFLVFTNLYTTVVDPKNFDEKSFVRQNGPHCIIPPNSFALARSVEYFRIPRKITAICMGKSTYARCGIVVNVTPLESEWEGHLTIEISNTTPLPAKIYANEGIAQLLFLESDEVCFVSYADRKGKYQGQKGVVLPKI